One Massilia sp. 9096 genomic window carries:
- a CDS encoding alpha/beta hydrolase, with translation MRRRFMQGLALLGLSGGLAARAQAQGQGQGQAGAQAGAQAGARKFVIENTQIVPIDSKYTGRRHELIVVLPSSHGKTPGKTYPVLYFLDGYWDTPLLASTYGNLMYDNFAPEFIMVGLSYPNGSNYDLERRRDYTFTAANGGKGKGADTDSGKGAAFLDFITKEAAPLVERNYGGASGGRILGGSSLGGLFTVTAAYQAPGFFAGHIALSPAAGWDGGLLARLDEAYARTHKGLATRMFIAYGAEEYPAFREPIAAFERQLAARRYEGLALETRVMPGLDHTTVKCEAYARGLIWYWAPHKPAGPSGLARAMAAEAA, from the coding sequence ATGAGACGTCGATTCATGCAGGGGCTGGCGCTGCTCGGCCTGTCCGGCGGCCTGGCCGCGCGCGCGCAGGCGCAGGGGCAGGGGCAGGGGCAGGCAGGTGCGCAGGCGGGTGCGCAGGCGGGTGCGCGCAAGTTCGTGATCGAGAATACGCAGATCGTGCCGATCGATTCGAAATACACCGGCCGGCGCCACGAGCTGATCGTGGTGCTGCCGTCCAGTCATGGCAAGACCCCCGGCAAGACCTATCCGGTGCTGTACTTCCTGGACGGCTACTGGGACACGCCGCTGCTCGCGTCGACCTACGGCAACCTCATGTACGACAACTTCGCGCCCGAGTTCATCATGGTCGGCCTGTCCTACCCGAACGGCAGCAACTACGACCTCGAGCGCCGGCGCGACTACACGTTCACGGCCGCGAACGGAGGAAAAGGCAAAGGCGCCGACACGGATTCCGGCAAGGGCGCCGCCTTCCTCGACTTCATCACCAAGGAAGCCGCGCCTCTGGTCGAACGCAACTACGGCGGCGCCAGCGGCGGCCGCATCCTGGGCGGCAGCTCGCTGGGCGGCTTGTTCACCGTGACGGCCGCTTACCAGGCGCCGGGATTCTTCGCCGGCCACATCGCGCTCAGCCCGGCCGCGGGCTGGGACGGCGGGCTGCTGGCGCGCCTGGACGAGGCTTACGCGCGCACCCACAAGGGCCTGGCCACGCGCATGTTCATCGCCTACGGCGCCGAGGAGTACCCGGCCTTCCGTGAACCGATCGCCGCGTTCGAGCGCCAGCTGGCGGCGCGCCGCTACGAGGGCCTGGCGCTGGAGACGCGCGTGATGCCGGGCCTGGACCACACCACGGTCAAGTGCGAGGCCTATGCGCGCGGCCTGATCTGGTACTGGGCGCCGCACAAGCCGGCCGGCCCGAGCGGGCTGGCGCGCGCCATGGCGGCCGAGGCCGCCTGA
- a CDS encoding TonB-dependent siderophore receptor, with protein MTPRSMPLALAAWLAPALALAQSAAPGTTVTADTAPAVRPADAKPADAKAVAAKPVEAAPIQTVQVRGAASYDARRDDTASKTVIDAEEVRKYGDTNIYDVLKRAPGVTVTGNTLRMRGLGAGYTQILVNGDRPPPGFSLDTLTPDQIERIEIDKAASAEYSMQAIAGTINIVLRKLVVKPQRDARIAYNRTPQNRGVNLGGTYGERVGGLSYFLNGSAWAGSSEFTQTSADRMTDPNGVLTQARDARYAGEGPYRGLVLFPRLSWKVDDSNELNLSVGLQADSSSWRGASHNDVTLGSFGDPDWIDSANHSSNNHWMVRGEANWVAKIGGGKLDVTVSGERSRSRSDQFNDQTNIDATQEYTRDWDDVQHNSRLFARAKYSRSLFEGHSLGTGFEASRQDNDETRLRHERQTGLPDSDILEAFDPHVTRLAGYVQDEWNILPAWSMYLGGRWEGIQTDSAASGQTAGEADTVSRNHVLSPVLQTLYKLPGGKQQLRLALTRTFKAPSTDQLSARRYVAIENTRFTPDSGGNPALKPELANGLDLAYESFWAPGALLALSASHRDISSYIRTRLDQDADGRWLYQPFNDGDATVRSLQAELKLPLKLLFDAGNGVDLRASVTRNWSEVSTVPGPDNRLDAQTPESATFGIDYRKDRLSLGASLAYQQGGWVRISDAQSTRQQTRKDLDAYALWKLDDHFQLRLSLANILGMDNDSERSYADASGTSRQWSWQRGWMRTGLNLEMKL; from the coding sequence ATGACCCCGCGTTCGATGCCGCTGGCGCTGGCGGCCTGGCTGGCGCCGGCGCTGGCCCTGGCGCAGAGCGCGGCGCCGGGGACCACGGTGACGGCCGACACGGCGCCGGCGGTCAGGCCCGCTGACGCCAAGCCGGCTGACGCCAAGGCCGTTGCCGCCAAGCCGGTCGAGGCCGCGCCGATCCAGACCGTGCAGGTGCGCGGCGCCGCCAGCTACGACGCACGGCGCGACGACACCGCCAGCAAGACCGTGATCGACGCCGAAGAAGTGCGCAAGTACGGCGACACCAACATCTACGACGTGCTCAAGCGTGCCCCCGGCGTGACCGTCACCGGCAACACGCTGCGCATGCGTGGCCTGGGCGCCGGCTACACCCAGATCCTGGTCAACGGCGACCGGCCGCCGCCCGGCTTTTCGCTCGACACGCTGACCCCCGACCAGATCGAACGCATCGAGATCGACAAGGCGGCCAGCGCCGAGTACTCGATGCAGGCAATCGCCGGCACCATCAACATCGTGCTGCGCAAACTCGTGGTCAAGCCACAGCGCGACGCGCGCATCGCCTACAACCGCACGCCGCAGAACCGCGGCGTCAACCTGGGCGGCACCTACGGCGAGCGGGTCGGCGGCCTGTCGTATTTCCTCAATGGCTCGGCCTGGGCCGGCAGCAGCGAATTCACCCAGACCAGCGCCGACCGCATGACGGACCCGAACGGGGTGCTGACCCAGGCGCGCGACGCGCGCTACGCCGGCGAAGGTCCGTACCGCGGCCTGGTGCTGTTCCCGCGCCTGTCGTGGAAGGTCGACGACAGCAACGAGCTGAATTTGTCGGTGGGGCTGCAGGCCGACAGCTCGTCGTGGCGTGGCGCCTCGCACAACGACGTCACGCTCGGCAGCTTCGGCGACCCGGACTGGATCGACAGCGCCAACCACTCGAGCAACAATCACTGGATGGTCCGCGGCGAAGCGAACTGGGTCGCCAAGATCGGCGGCGGCAAGCTGGACGTGACCGTATCCGGGGAGCGCAGCCGCAGCCGCAGCGACCAGTTCAATGATCAGACCAACATCGACGCGACCCAGGAATACACGCGCGACTGGGACGACGTGCAGCACAACAGCCGCCTGTTCGCGCGCGCGAAATACAGCCGCTCATTGTTTGAGGGCCACTCGCTCGGGACCGGCTTCGAGGCCAGCCGCCAGGACAACGACGAGACGCGCCTGCGCCACGAGCGCCAGACCGGCCTGCCCGACAGCGATATCCTGGAGGCGTTCGACCCGCACGTGACGCGCCTGGCCGGCTATGTGCAGGACGAGTGGAATATCCTGCCGGCCTGGTCGATGTACCTGGGCGGACGTTGGGAAGGCATCCAGACCGACAGCGCCGCCTCGGGTCAAACCGCAGGGGAAGCCGACACGGTTTCGCGCAACCACGTGCTCAGCCCGGTGCTCCAGACCCTGTACAAGCTCCCGGGCGGCAAGCAGCAGCTGCGTCTGGCCCTGACGCGCACCTTCAAGGCGCCCAGCACCGACCAGCTGAGCGCGCGCCGCTACGTCGCCATCGAGAACACGCGCTTCACCCCGGATTCCGGCGGCAATCCGGCGCTCAAGCCCGAGCTGGCCAACGGCCTCGACCTGGCCTACGAGAGCTTCTGGGCGCCGGGCGCGCTGCTGGCCTTGAGCGCCTCGCACCGCGACATCAGCAGTTACATCCGCACCCGGCTCGACCAGGATGCCGACGGGCGTTGGCTCTACCAGCCGTTCAACGACGGCGACGCCACCGTGCGCTCGCTCCAGGCCGAACTCAAGCTGCCGCTCAAGCTGCTGTTCGATGCCGGGAACGGCGTCGACCTGCGCGCCAGCGTCACGCGCAACTGGTCCGAGGTGTCGACGGTGCCGGGGCCGGACAACCGGCTCGACGCCCAGACCCCGGAATCGGCCACCTTCGGCATCGACTACCGCAAGGACCGTCTTAGCCTGGGCGCGAGCCTGGCCTACCAGCAGGGAGGCTGGGTGCGCATCTCGGACGCCCAGAGCACGCGCCAGCAGACCCGCAAGGACCTCGACGCCTATGCGCTGTGGAAGCTGGACGATCACTTCCAGCTGCGCCTGTCGCTGGCCAACATCCTCGGCATGGACAACGATTCCGAGCGCAGCTACGCCGATGCGTCCGGCACCTCGCGCCAGTGGAGCTGGCAGCGCGGCTGGATGCGCACCGGCCTGAACCTCGAAATGAAGCTTTGA